In one window of Chloroflexota bacterium DNA:
- the mptA gene encoding GTP cyclohydrolase MptA, whose amino-acid sequence MHSLLLGLGSNLGDRQNNLAQAVQMLRSQIDIEAISSCYETKPVGYTKQPDFINIVVQGVTELSPEKLLQFIKQVEQRMGRLSSFRYGPRLIDIDILLYDDLILDTPALTIPHPKMNERAFVLVPLSEIAPDVLHPATGLTASQHLNLVETEGVLPATRCLELPLDHDVQNGVPHVEIGLSRVGVTNLERIIRLTEKGGDNLFYATVDLFVDLAPAQAGVHMSRFSDQLENVIEGMIVRKAPDIETFAEKLAIEVLSSQQALRAEVHVRAKFAMRKQAPVSGKRTQSIYTLIGMAEADRQGTRRLVGVEADGLTACPCAQDMVRSYSKQVLQEEQGMGPAEADRILDLIPLATHNQRGRGTLMIGTRQEIHAFDLVHIVEQSMSSEIYELLKRTDEFFVVNKAHRNPRFVEDVVREMLRLTLESYAYLPDDDFVMARQENFESIHRHNAYAEHAGTLGELRDGINGNSRTYTTLNQWLANDR is encoded by the coding sequence ATGCATTCCCTCCTCCTGGGCCTGGGCTCCAATCTGGGCGATCGCCAAAACAACCTGGCACAAGCGGTACAGATGCTTCGCAGCCAGATCGACATCGAGGCAATCTCCTCATGCTACGAGACAAAGCCGGTTGGCTATACGAAACAACCCGATTTCATCAACATTGTGGTCCAGGGAGTCACCGAGCTGTCACCCGAAAAACTGCTTCAGTTCATCAAACAGGTTGAACAGCGCATGGGGCGCCTTTCTTCCTTCCGCTATGGCCCAAGATTGATTGACATCGACATCCTGCTCTACGACGACCTGATCCTCGACACCCCGGCCCTGACGATTCCCCATCCAAAGATGAACGAACGGGCTTTCGTGCTGGTGCCGCTGTCAGAGATCGCTCCGGATGTTCTGCACCCGGCTACCGGTCTCACTGCCAGCCAACACCTCAATCTTGTCGAAACTGAGGGCGTTCTCCCGGCGACCCGCTGTTTGGAACTGCCCCTCGACCACGATGTTCAAAACGGTGTTCCCCATGTGGAAATTGGCCTCAGCCGGGTCGGTGTTACCAACCTGGAACGCATTATCCGTCTTACGGAAAAAGGTGGCGACAACCTCTTTTATGCCACCGTGGATCTTTTTGTGGACCTGGCGCCAGCCCAGGCGGGAGTCCATATGTCCCGCTTCAGCGACCAGCTGGAGAATGTGATCGAGGGCATGATTGTCCGCAAGGCGCCCGACATCGAGACCTTCGCGGAGAAACTGGCTATAGAGGTACTAAGCAGTCAGCAGGCGCTGCGAGCCGAGGTGCACGTGCGCGCCAAGTTTGCTATGCGAAAACAGGCACCTGTGTCGGGCAAACGGACCCAGTCGATCTACACGTTGATCGGCATGGCCGAGGCTGACCGCCAGGGCACGCGCCGGCTGGTGGGCGTAGAAGCCGATGGGCTGACCGCCTGCCCCTGCGCCCAGGATATGGTCCGCAGTTACTCAAAACAGGTTCTGCAGGAAGAGCAAGGCATGGGCCCGGCTGAGGCCGATCGAATCCTCGACTTGATCCCGTTGGCGACCCATAACCAGCGAGGGCGTGGTACCTTGATGATCGGTACCAGGCAGGAAATCCATGCCTTTGATCTGGTGCACATCGTCGAGCAGTCCATGAGTTCCGAGATATACGAATTGCTGAAGCGGACCGATGAATTCTTCGTGGTCAACAAGGCCCACCGCAACCCTCGCTTCGTCGAGGATGTCGTCCGCGAAATGCTTCGGCTGACCCTGGAGTCCTATGCTTATCTGCCAGACGACGATTTCGTTATGGCTCGCCAGGAGAACTTTGAGAGTATCCACCGTCACAACGCCTACGCCGAGCATGCCGGCACGCTCGGTGAGTTGCGCGACGGCATCAATGGTAACTCCAGAACCTATACCACCCTGAATCAGTGGCTCGCCAACGATCGATGA